Genomic DNA from Hordeum vulgare subsp. vulgare chromosome 2H, MorexV3_pseudomolecules_assembly, whole genome shotgun sequence:
CTAGGAATGCCATACACGCTCATTAAGTACTATATGTGTTCTATAATCTGCATTGGGTGTGATAGCGTTCAGGGTCGACCTCTTCACAAACACGTATAGTTGGGTCTCCGTGTGCTACAACTATTTGCCATGAGTTGTTAGACATATTTTGGACCAATCATGTTTGATGAGGGGTCATGTTAGAGGTCCTGTGTGTTAGTGAAATAAGCCTAAAAACTTCGTAATTAACATATCAGCTTCGATGGCCATTTATGCAATGTGGAACTTTAGTTACCTCAACAGTTGCTTTAAAGAGGCTCCATATTGTGACAACAAGAAATATAAGTTTGATGGATGATCATTTATTCGTTGTGAAATATCTATAACTACATATAAAACATTTCGGTGAGTTATTATGATGACTCATTAAAGTCCATCGATGTCGCCAACTAACCGAGGTTTGCCTTTGATCCTCCTTGAGGGTTTGGCATTTCCATGTCCTATGGGTGGTCTCTTTAGCTTTTTTTCTTCAATGCACCTATGGGTTGCACTTTTCCATTTGAACCATTTTCGAGTTTAAGAGATTGACATATCTTATGCCTCCCTTTTAGCAAAGCAATGAGAAAGGTTCGTCGTGTATGCATGTTATAAAGGTGTAATTAATGTGTAGCCATGCAAAAATGCAACATTTCTCTAGAGATTAACGGGTTTGTGAAATAATTTACACATAAAATCCAAATGTGATCGATAACGTGGTGAATTGTCTCACGGTTTGTTGAGATGTTTACTGTTAAAGAAAAATAAGCCCTTTATATATGAGTTTACTAAGAATCTTAGGTACACTTTGGTTTGGGGTGACTTCATAAATTATGTATAAATGTTGATGTTAAAATTTACTTCATAAATTTGAAGTGACCACAACAACACTGATACATTATATAGCTCATATTTGTCAAGAACCAATACTTATCCAACATCCATGCACTTACGGGAGTGGGAAAAAAAGGAGGTAAAGCTCCTCAAAATACTATCAAATTGTTCATTCGTGCAACGTGTGCATCATAGGTCAGCTTTTTTTAAGGGATAGGTCGGCGTTTTAGAACGTTGACAGCACACTTAGTTATGCGTCTTATACGTTActtcctccgtccggaaatacttgttctAGAAATGtataaaatgaatgtatctataattaaaataagtctagataaatCTACTTTTAGGACAAATATTttcggacagagggagtatatgtcAAAGAAGCTGGCAACACTCAATTTTGCGTATACTATTTTGGATTGTTAGCGGGCGCGCTTACCTAGATTACTAGAGAGGTCAAAGAAACTGGCAACACTCAATTTTGCGTATTCTCATGCGTAATGTGATTTTTTATATGTCCTTTGTTGTTTTTCGCATGTTGATTGCTAATAAATATTCAAATCCATGGTCCATGTGTGTAGATCGATCATGAATCCTGAGAACAGAGGTCAGGAAACGACCGGGCCAGTGTACGCGCCGGTACCTCTAAGGACAGCGTGGTCGGTGGATCTCGGAAACGGACTGAACGGGACATTCGTACACTCCAACATCGATGGTACTGCAACATTCCTGCTGCCGGAGGTGAGGTCGGCAGCGGCGCCTACTCATCCGACGGCACCTGCTGCAGCGCAGACTCAGTACGAGGAGCGCGCGATACACCTTATCAAGGTTCTAAATGCCTGCGCGGACGCGTTGGACAAAGGGGAGAAGGAGCTGGTAAACAAGGGGCTGCAGATGATATGCAGTCTCGCGTCGGACGACGGCGAGCCCCTGCATCGCCTCGCGTCTTTGTTCGCCGACGCTATGGCGCTGCGCATGGTCCAGCCGTGGCAGGGCGTGTGCCGCGCTCTCGGGCTGCAGAAGACTACCCCCGCACCGGAGACCGCCGCGGCACGCCGCCAGTTCGCCGTAATGTGCCCGTTCCTCCGCATCGCCGGGACCGCGGCGAACTACGCCATAATCAAGGCGACGCAGACAAAGAACAATGCTGTCCTCCACGtcgtcgatctcggcggcgctAACCCCGACCAGTGGCTTCTGCTCCTCCGTCTGTTTGCTACCACACGCCCCAGGGCGGGCGCACACGACCAAATCCTCCGTCTCACCATTGTCAACGAGGAGGACGAGTTTCTGTCCGGCACCGCTGCGCTCCTCGCCTCGGAAGCAGCGCGCCTGCACGTCGGCTTCCAGTTCCACCCGGTGAAACTCAATATCAATCAGCTGCTCAGCATCGAGCCCCTCGGTGTCAGGACCGGCGAAGCACTGGTCATCGTCTCCACCCTACAGCTCCACCGTCTGCTCGCCGACGAGTTCGCAGAAGTGGCTGCAAATCCTCACGACAGGAAAGGAAAAAAGCAGGTGCATGCTACCATGACAAGGGCCGACGCGCTCCTCCGTGACCTAGCTGGGCTGTCGCCGAAGCTTATGGTGGTGACGGAGCAGGAGGCCGACCACAACGGCGCGGAGTTCACGGGCCGGTACCGGAAAGCGCTCAAATACTACGGGGCCCTGTTAGACGCCCTACAGGAGAGCGTACCTGCGCGCGGGTCGGCGGTGGAGCGGGCGGGCGTGGAGCGGTGTCTGCTCCTGGAAGAGATCAGGGATATCGTTGCCTGTGAAGGCGCCCAGCGCCGTGAGCGCCACGAGCCGATGTTGAAGTGGGCGGCGCGGATGGACGCCGCAGGATTCGTGCCTGCAGTGATGAGCCCCGACATTGTCGCGCAAACGGGGATCCTAGCGCACATTCTGGCTGGTGGCAGCACGGCGTACAGGGTTTCCCGTGAGGAAGACGGGTGCCTCTTCATCTACCGGAACGACGATCCGATGTTCTCCGTCTCGACCTGGCGCACGGTGTGACGAGGATAGCCAGATATTGTGATGTGTGATCTCCTTGCAGGACTTTTTAATTCATTGCAATAATTTCATAGATCGGATGCATGTGTTTTGGTTCTATGCCTGAACTTGTTATCATTTTGAGTTGTTGTTATCGTACTGTATGGATGTTTTGTTCACCTTATGTGACTGGGAGACGGTGGAAAATTTTAAGACATTTTATCTATCACTTTTGCTTCGGTATATCCTCCTTAAACACACTAATTTTAAGACATCCTAATGCTTTTTAATATttactttttttatttgttttgttctATTTAAATTCGCTGCTGGCCGGCTCATTGTTGAATCTGCACATTTATCACTATTTCTTTTTCGTTTTTCCCAAATTCAtctcttatttttcaaaaaatactcACGCTtatactttttttatttttttctaaaaaaagtTTGATTTTCTGAAATTTTATTCATAAAGTAGTAATATTtgtattttgaaaaaaatgtatagatatgtcaaaatattgttcatGCGTTTCAAAATTGCTCAGCACGTCATAACACGAACATAGTTTGAAAACAGCGAAAAATATTTTGACACACACATTTTCTGAAGAATACTACTCCCctcgtctcaaaattcttgtctttgatttgtctagaaatgaatgtatcaaaACATGACTAAATACatttatatctagacaaatctaagacaagaaatttgggatggagggagtatgaaatttaaaatttaaaaaaaaatcagaaaatatgaacaaaaacttgataaaaattattttaaatttcCGTGAACACTTTCAATATTTGTGTAGAAACAATTTGAATACAAGATTATTTTCTAAATTCTAAAAATTCTaccaatttttgaaaaaaaatcataaatttaTTAAAAGTTTGTGTTTGAAAAGTGATGATAAATTTTAAGAAGTATGCAGTTTGTAATTTGCGTACAACATCAATATATGGGATTTAATAACAACTTTGGAAAAAGTGTTCGTATTAATAAAATTTTCACACACAATTTTATATCCTAAAATTGTTGACAAAATTCAAAAAGTAATTACGGTATAATTTTTTTTTATTGACAATGACAGAGATTGCAAATAACAAAAGCCTTGCCCTATGGGTCTACCCTAATCATCGCCTTTTAACACGTTATGCTTCTTGACGTGTATAAAATGACATCAATTTTTTCCATCATGTGGGCATGCTCATAAAAGACCCCCAtgcaaaatttgaaaaaattcgGACACCGAACGCGCATTGGGTCACGTTCGGCTAGTGTTTTATGATTTTTTACAGAAAAAACCCCAAAAAATGCATAAACTGATGTAAATCAACTAAATTTATCATGAATGCTTGGCATGGTGATGCTAGTgtgtggaaaaaaaatcatacattGGCATCATCATCACAAGCATACATGTTAATTTTTAACAGTTTTCTACATTTTATGCATTTGCTACGGTTTTCTAGAGTAAAATGTCTTAAAACATCGGTTGGACGTGACCGCAACGTGGGCTCGGTGTACGAATTCATTCATTCcttttgtgggggggggggggggctagaatAGATGTTCACATATGATGACAAAAGTTGGTGCCATTCCATGAATGACATGACGCACAATATATACAAGCAGTATGGTCCGTGGCCAACATGTTCTCCGTTTCACATCCATAAaattcactcaattttttttcaaaCGATGGCATCATCATCGCAAgtatccatgtaaattttcaacaattttctaCATTATATGCATTTATTACGGCTTTCCAAAGGAAAATGCACTAAAACACCGGACAGACGTGACACAACGTGCGTTCGGTGTCCGAATTCATTTGTTCCTTGCTTGTGCAGCTAGAATGGATGTACACACATGATGTCAAAAGTTGGTGTCATTCTATGAATGACGAGACGCGGAAAATGTATAAGCAGTACCGTCTTACTGTGTCGGTATGGCACGTGTCCAACACGTTCTACGTTTCACATCCATGAAACGCACTCAATTATTTTTCACATGCTAGCATCATCATCACAAgtatccatgtaaattttcaatAATTTTCTACATGGTATGCATGTACTACGGTTTTCCACACGAAAATGCACTAAAACACCGACCGAATGACCCAACGTGCGTTCAGTGTCTGAATTCGTTCATTTCTTGCATCAGGGGATAGAATGGCCGTTCACACATGATGCCAAAAGT
This window encodes:
- the LOC123431030 gene encoding scarecrow-like protein 3, whose translation is MNPENRGQETTGPVYAPVPLRTAWSVDLGNGLNGTFVHSNIDGTATFLLPEVRSAAAPTHPTAPAAAQTQYEERAIHLIKVLNACADALDKGEKELVNKGLQMICSLASDDGEPLHRLASLFADAMALRMVQPWQGVCRALGLQKTTPAPETAAARRQFAVMCPFLRIAGTAANYAIIKATQTKNNAVLHVVDLGGANPDQWLLLLRLFATTRPRAGAHDQILRLTIVNEEDEFLSGTAALLASEAARLHVGFQFHPVKLNINQLLSIEPLGVRTGEALVIVSTLQLHRLLADEFAEVAANPHDRKGKKQVHATMTRADALLRDLAGLSPKLMVVTEQEADHNGAEFTGRYRKALKYYGALLDALQESVPARGSAVERAGVERCLLLEEIRDIVACEGAQRRERHEPMLKWAARMDAAGFVPAVMSPDIVAQTGILAHILAGGSTAYRVSREEDGCLFIYRNDDPMFSVSTWRTV